The Amblyomma americanum isolate KBUSLIRL-KWMA chromosome 5, ASM5285725v1, whole genome shotgun sequence genome window below encodes:
- the LOC144134184 gene encoding uncharacterized protein LOC144134184, with product MDRRCSTAEKRREPVGADQTQQDLQQPFCKWLRSREQSKEPTSSCVQEVATDEEGYDSTNGLISATFPSKKETKNAAWGTSYGVKDSACDPMNIDSLKSTCSFRGYSSVSACSSEKASDILKSIAGVSLPYVHNES from the exons ATGGATCGCCGCTGTTCGACGGCAGAG AAAAGACGGGAGCCTGTGGGAGCCGACCAAACACAGCAGGATCTGCAGCAACCATTTTGTAAATG GTTGCGGTCACGTGAACAGAGCAAAGAACCCACATCAAGCTGTGTGCAGGAAGTGGCTACTGATGAAGAAGGCTACGATTCCACAAATGGACTCATAAGT GCTACCTTTCCTAgcaagaaggaaacaaagaatGCCGCATGGGGCACTTCCTATGGCGTCAAGGACAGCGCGTGTGACCCAATGAACATCGACAGCTTGAAATCTACCTGTAGCTTTCGAGGCTACTCAAGTGTATCTGCCTGCTCCAGTGAAAAGGCCTCAGACATTTTAAAATCCATTGCTGGTGTGTCACTGCCA